The Impatiens glandulifera chromosome 3, dImpGla2.1, whole genome shotgun sequence genome contains a region encoding:
- the LOC124931607 gene encoding chaperone protein DnaJ 1-like: MSSNPNRAEAERLLAIAERLLRGQDFNGSRDFAVLAQENDPILDGSDQILAVADVLMASQKKVNNHPDWYAILQVNRRSDDLELIKRQYRRLTLLLHPDKNSFPFADSAFHLVSDAWKLLSDVQKKSIYDNEIGVSMFSKVDLVPVVESNSYRDSFKKLPVRRGEKKKKNEEEEEEKKEKEKEKEQDTFWTVCPYCYNLYQYQKIYQDCCLKCQKCERAFHGVVIWPVPQMVPGKDAYYCCKAFFPFNFPPSADPNYQDPEAAKKMEATPAAAAPTKKRGRSRKR; encoded by the coding sequence ATGAGTAGTAATCCAAACAGGGCTGAAGCAGAGAGATTGTTAGCCATAGCTGAACGGCTCCTTCGTGGCCAGGACTTCAATGGATCCCGTGATTTTGCAGTCTTAGCTCAAGAAAATGATCCTATCCTTGATGGGTCCGATCAGATCTTGGCTGTCGCCGACGTACTTATGGCTTCACAGAAGAAGGTAAACAATCATCCTGATTGGTACGCGATTCTTCAGGTCAATCGCCGATCAGATGATCTAGAACTCATCAAGCGTCAGTATCGACGTCTAACTCTCCTCCTTCATCCAGACAAAAACAGTTTTCCGTTTGCAGATTCTGCCTTTCACCTAGTTTCAGATGCCTGGAAACTCCTTTCCGATGTTCAAAAGAAATCGATCTATGATAACGAGATAGGTGTGAGTATGTTTTCAAAGGTCGATCTCGTCCCTGTTGTTGAGAGCAACAGTTACAGAGATTCGTTCAAGAAATTGCCAGTCAGACGaggggagaagaagaagaagaatgaggaggaggaggaggagaagaaggagaaagaaaaagagaaagaacaGGATACTTTCTGGACTGTGTGCCCTTACTGTTACAACTTATACCAATATCAAAAAATATACCAAGATTGCTGCTTGAAGTGCCAGAAATGCGAGAGGGCTTTTCATGGAGTAGTGATTTGGCCGGTGCCACAAATGGTGCCTGGAAAAGATGCTTATTATTGTTGTAAGGCATTTTTTCCTTTCAATTTTCCTCCCTCCGCAGATCCCAATTATCAGGACCCTGAAGCTGCAAAGAAGATGGAGGCGACCCCTGCAGCAGCTGCTCCTACTAAGAAGAGAGGTAGGTCTAGGAAACGTTag
- the LOC124931680 gene encoding uncharacterized protein LOC124931680 isoform X1 — MNSLSFLERGDLVGDSLSLAALADLPEPAMSSSNRSLKEVGKKSGGKTDCSLNEVALGDIIWIKSRRLSWWPAQVADPSAVSKNKKPRKKSSSQVLVRIYGSYIYKYVDPVICRSEFKKILDQNNGSYSSIFEKNLERDMCRSQSGITKRKVSSSKDKKTQTTEAATPKKIKPNDFSPSTDMGRSQSGSRKRKVTSSKDKKTQTTEAATPKKIKPNDFSPSTDMGRSQSGSRKRKVTSSKDKKTQTTKAATPKKIKPNDFSPSNDMDHSKSGSRKRKVSSSKDKKTQITEAATPKKIKPNDFNPSNDMGRSQSGGKKRKLSNSKDKKTAAPKKLKPNDISPSTGNSLAEKSQGVSARRIKIMQSLGLIAPLGSPFSKV, encoded by the exons ATGAATAGTTTATCATTTCTAGAGAGAGGAGATTTAGTTGGGGATTCTCTCTCTCTGGCTGCGCTAGCTGACCTACCTGAACCTGCAATGTCGTCTTCAA ATCGCTCTCTCAAGGAGGTTGGTAAGAAGAGTGGAGGTAAAACAGATTGCTCTCTCAATGAGGTTGCATTAGGGGACATAATATGGATTAAATCACGTCGTTTATCATGGTGGCCTGCACAG GTTGCTGATCCGAGTGCTGTGAGCAAGAACAAGAAACCTAGGAAAAAATCCAGCAGTCAAGTCCTTGTTCGAATCTACGGAAGTTATATATA CAAGTATGTGGATCCCGTGATATGCCGCTCAGAATTCAAGAAG ATACTTGATCAAAATAATGGTAGCTACAGCAGTATCTTTGAGAAAAATTTAGAACGG GATATGTGTCGCAGCCAATCTGGCATCACAAAGAGGAAAGTGTCAAGTTCTAAAG ACAAGAAGACTCAAACAACTGAAGCTGCAACGCCAaagaaaatcaaaccaaatGATTTCAGTCCTTCAACT GATATGGGTCGCAGCCAATCTGGAAGCAGAAAGAGGAAAGTGACAAGTTCTAAAG ACAAGAAGACTCAAACAACTGAAGCTGCAACGCCAaagaaaatcaaaccaaatGATTTCAGTCCTTCAACT GATATGGGTCGCAGCCAATCTGGAAGCAGAAAGAGGAAAGTGACCAGTTCTAAAG ACAAGAAGACTCAAACAACTAAAGCTGCTACACCAAAGAAAATCAAGCCAAATGATTTTAGCCCTTCAAAT GATATGGATCACAGCAAATCTGGCAGCAGAAAGAGGAAAGTTTCAAGTTCTAAAG ACAAGAAGACTCAAATAACCGAAGCTGCAACACCAAAGAAAATCAAGCCAAATGATTTTAACCCTTCAAAT GATATGGGTCGCAGCCAATCTGGCGGCAAAAAGAGGAAACTGTCCAATTCTAAAG ACAAGAAGACTGCAGCACCTAAGAAACTCAAGCCAAATGATATTAGTCCTTCAACT GGAAATTCATTGGCTGAAAAATCACAAGGTGTAAGTGCAAGAAGGATTAAGATAATGCAGTCGCTAGGATTGATTGCTCCTTTAGGATCTCCATTCAGCAAGGTTTAA
- the LOC124931680 gene encoding DNA (cytosine-5)-methyltransferase 3B-like isoform X2 — MNSLSFLERGDLVGDSLSLAALADLPEPAMSSSNRSLKEVGKKSGGKTDCSLNEVALGDIIWIKSRRLSWWPAQVADPSAVSKNKKPRKKSSSQVLVRIYGSYIYKYVDPVICRSEFKKILDQNNGSYSSIFEKNLERDMCRSQSGITKRKVSSSKDKKTQTTEAATPKKIKPNDFSPSTDMGRSQSGSRKRKVTSSKDKKTQTTKAATPKKIKPNDFSPSNDMDHSKSGSRKRKVSSSKDKKTQITEAATPKKIKPNDFNPSNDMGRSQSGGKKRKLSNSKDKKTAAPKKLKPNDISPSTGNSLAEKSQGVSARRIKIMQSLGLIAPLGSPFSKV; from the exons ATGAATAGTTTATCATTTCTAGAGAGAGGAGATTTAGTTGGGGATTCTCTCTCTCTGGCTGCGCTAGCTGACCTACCTGAACCTGCAATGTCGTCTTCAA ATCGCTCTCTCAAGGAGGTTGGTAAGAAGAGTGGAGGTAAAACAGATTGCTCTCTCAATGAGGTTGCATTAGGGGACATAATATGGATTAAATCACGTCGTTTATCATGGTGGCCTGCACAG GTTGCTGATCCGAGTGCTGTGAGCAAGAACAAGAAACCTAGGAAAAAATCCAGCAGTCAAGTCCTTGTTCGAATCTACGGAAGTTATATATA CAAGTATGTGGATCCCGTGATATGCCGCTCAGAATTCAAGAAG ATACTTGATCAAAATAATGGTAGCTACAGCAGTATCTTTGAGAAAAATTTAGAACGG GATATGTGTCGCAGCCAATCTGGCATCACAAAGAGGAAAGTGTCAAGTTCTAAAG ACAAGAAGACTCAAACAACTGAAGCTGCAACGCCAaagaaaatcaaaccaaatGATTTCAGTCCTTCAACT GATATGGGTCGCAGCCAATCTGGAAGCAGAAAGAGGAAAGTGACCAGTTCTAAAG ACAAGAAGACTCAAACAACTAAAGCTGCTACACCAAAGAAAATCAAGCCAAATGATTTTAGCCCTTCAAAT GATATGGATCACAGCAAATCTGGCAGCAGAAAGAGGAAAGTTTCAAGTTCTAAAG ACAAGAAGACTCAAATAACCGAAGCTGCAACACCAAAGAAAATCAAGCCAAATGATTTTAACCCTTCAAAT GATATGGGTCGCAGCCAATCTGGCGGCAAAAAGAGGAAACTGTCCAATTCTAAAG ACAAGAAGACTGCAGCACCTAAGAAACTCAAGCCAAATGATATTAGTCCTTCAACT GGAAATTCATTGGCTGAAAAATCACAAGGTGTAAGTGCAAGAAGGATTAAGATAATGCAGTCGCTAGGATTGATTGCTCCTTTAGGATCTCCATTCAGCAAGGTTTAA
- the LOC124930931 gene encoding AP-4 complex subunit mu-like, whose translation MISQFFVLSQRGDNIVFRDYRGDIPKGSAEIFFRKVKFWNEDDEEEAPPVFNVDGVNYFHVKVVGLLFVATTRANISPSLVFELLQRVARVIKDYLGILNEDSFRKNFVLVYELLDEVIDFGYVQTTSTEVLKSYVFNEPLVIDAARLPNLGPASLFMQGNNRMPGTAVTKSVVANEPGGKKREEIFVDIIEKISLTFSSSGYILTSEIDGTIQMKSYLTGNPEIRLALNDELSIGTGGRSIYDYSGSSGSGAVILDDCNFHESVHLESFEVDRTLSLVPPDGEFPVMNYRMTQEFKPPFRINALIEEAGQLKAEVILKVRAEFASNITANTIQVQMPLPKYTSRVRFELDTGAVGQTTDFKESNKRLEWSLKKIVGGSEHTLRAKLTFSQESHGNITKEAGPVNMTFTIPMYNASRLQVKYLQISKKSKVYNPYRWVRYVTQSNSYVARL comes from the exons ATGATCTCGCAGTTTTTTGTGCTGTCTCAAAGAGGCGACAACATTGTCTTCCGCGATT ATCGTGGCGATATACCAAAAGGGAGCGCAGAAATATTTTTCCGTAAAGTTAAGTTTTGGAATGAAGATGACGAAGAGGAGGCACCCCCTGTCTTT AATGTGGATGGAGTGAACTACTTCCATGTGAAAGTTGTGGGACTGTTGTTTGTTGCAACCACACGAGCCAATATCTCGCCTTCTCTTGTTTTTGAACTCTTACAGAGGGTTGCCCGTGTTATCAAAGACTACCTTGGCATTCTAAATGAAGATTCATTTCGGAAGAATTTTGTACTTGTTTATGAGTTGCTTGATGAAGTTATA GATTTTGGTTATGTACAAACAACATCAACAGAGGTGTTAAAGTCCTATGTGTTTAACGAACCCCTTGTCATTGATGCTGCCCGATTACCCAATCTGGGCCCCGCTTCCCTATTTATG CAAGGGAACAACAGAATGCCAGGTACAGCTGTCACCAAATCAGTTGTAGCTAATGAACCTGGTGGCAAAAAGAGGGAGGAGATATTTGTTGATATAATTGAGAAAATAAGTCTGACATTCAGCTCCAGC GGATATATATTGACTTCTGAGATTGATGGTACTATTCAAATGAAGAGTTATCTTACTGGCAATCCGGAGATTCGTCTAGCGCTTAATGATGAGCTCAGCATTGGAACTGGGGGGAGATCAATATATG ATTACAGTGGATCTTCTGGATCAGGAGCTGTAATTTTAGATGATTGTAATTTCCATGAATCTGTACATCTTGAAAGTTTCGAAGTGGACAGAACTCTCTCTCTG GTGCCTCCCGATGGTGAGTTCCCTGTCATGAACTACCGTATGACACAGGAATTTAAGCCACCTTTCCGCATCAATGCTTTAATTGAAGAAGCTGGACAATTGAAG GCTGAAGTGATTCTGAAAGTACGAGCTGAATTTGCCTCCAACATTACTGCAAACACTATTCAAGTACAGATGCCACTGCCAAAATATACTTCCAG GGTTCGTTTTGAATTGGATACTGGTGCAGTTGGACAAACAACCGACTTTAAAGAGTCTAATAAAAGACTAGAATGGAGTTTGAAGAAA ATTGTTGGTGGATCTGAACACACACTTCGTGCAAAGCTCACATTTTCTCAGGAGTCACATG GAAACATTACAAAGGAAGCTGGCCctgttaatatgacatttacaATACCAATGTATAATGCCTCAAGGCTTCAG GTGAAGTACTTGCAGATATCAAAGAAATCGAAGGTGTATAACCCTTACAGATGGGTGAGATATGTCACTCAGTCCAACTCGTATGTGGCACGTTTATAG